The following proteins are encoded in a genomic region of Mycobacterium sp. 155:
- a CDS encoding ABC transporter ATP-binding protein translates to MNSRSGSEGSPSEIPVLLRGVTKLYGSTTAVSGLDLQVHRAQVLALLGPNGAGKTTTVEMCEGFIRPDGGTVEILGLDPVTDNARLRERIGVMLQGGGGYPAARASEMLNLVASYAANPLDPAWLMDTLGLTESARTTYRRLSGGQQQRLALACAVVGRPELVFLDEPTAGMDAHARIVVWELIDALRRDGVTVVLTTHQLTEAEELADNIVIIDHGVVVATGTPAELMRSGAENQLRFSAPPKLDLSLLVGALPENYKAMESAPGEYLVEGHIDPQVLATVTAWCARLDVLATDMRVEQRSLEDVFLDLTGRELRG, encoded by the coding sequence GTGAACTCGCGTTCCGGCTCTGAGGGCTCCCCGTCTGAAATACCCGTGCTCCTGCGCGGCGTCACCAAGCTGTACGGCTCGACGACGGCGGTGTCCGGCCTCGACCTGCAGGTCCACCGGGCCCAGGTACTGGCCCTGCTCGGCCCCAACGGCGCGGGCAAGACCACCACCGTCGAGATGTGTGAGGGCTTCATCCGGCCCGACGGCGGCACCGTCGAGATCCTCGGGCTGGATCCCGTCACCGACAACGCCCGGCTGCGCGAGCGGATCGGCGTGATGCTGCAGGGCGGCGGTGGTTACCCGGCCGCGCGCGCCAGTGAAATGCTCAACCTGGTGGCGTCGTATGCGGCCAACCCGCTGGATCCCGCCTGGCTGATGGACACCCTCGGGCTGACCGAATCCGCGCGCACCACCTACCGCCGGCTCTCGGGTGGGCAGCAGCAGCGGCTGGCCCTGGCGTGCGCGGTGGTCGGCCGTCCCGAACTGGTATTCCTCGACGAGCCGACCGCAGGTATGGACGCACACGCCCGAATCGTGGTGTGGGAGTTGATCGATGCCCTCCGTCGTGACGGTGTGACAGTGGTGCTCACGACGCATCAGCTGACCGAGGCGGAGGAACTCGCGGACAACATCGTGATCATCGACCACGGTGTGGTGGTGGCCACCGGCACACCCGCCGAACTGATGCGCAGTGGCGCAGAGAACCAACTCCGTTTCAGCGCGCCCCCCAAGCTCGACCTGTCCCTGCTCGTCGGGGCGCTACCGGAGAACTACAAGGCCATGGAGAGCGCACCGGGTGAATATCTGGTCGAGGGGCACATCGATCCGCAGGTGCTGGCCACCGTGACGGCCTGGTGTGCGCGGCTGGACGTGCTGGCCACCGACATGCGGGTGGAGCAACGCAGCCTGGAGGACGTGTTCCTGGACTTGACTGGACGCGAGCTACGGGGCTGA
- a CDS encoding ABC transporter permease produces the protein MTAANRFEPGTFSPDPRPASVQKMLGAQYELDLKLLLRNGEQLLLTMFIPITLLIGMTLLPLGSFGEHRAATFTPPIMALALISTAFTGQAIAVAFDRRYGALKRLGATALPVWGIIAGKALAVITVVFLQAILLGAIGFALGWRPTPAGLALGAVIIALGTASFTALGLLLGGTLKAEIVLALANLLWFVFAGFGALTLDGSLVPSTLRWAARLTPSGALTEALTRAMSLSVDWFGVIVLVVWGAVAAVCAMRWFRFT, from the coding sequence ATGACGGCGGCCAACCGCTTCGAGCCCGGGACGTTCTCCCCCGACCCGCGACCGGCCAGTGTGCAGAAGATGCTGGGCGCGCAGTACGAGCTCGACCTCAAACTGTTGCTGCGCAACGGCGAGCAGTTGCTGCTCACCATGTTCATCCCGATCACGCTGCTGATCGGGATGACCCTGCTGCCGCTGGGGTCGTTCGGCGAGCATCGCGCCGCCACGTTCACCCCGCCGATCATGGCGTTGGCCCTGATCTCCACGGCCTTCACCGGGCAGGCCATCGCTGTTGCGTTCGATCGCCGCTACGGCGCACTCAAGCGGCTCGGCGCCACCGCGCTACCGGTGTGGGGCATCATCGCAGGCAAAGCGCTGGCCGTGATCACCGTCGTGTTCCTGCAGGCCATCCTGTTGGGTGCCATCGGTTTTGCGCTCGGATGGCGCCCGACGCCCGCGGGTCTGGCGCTGGGCGCGGTGATCATCGCGCTCGGCACGGCCAGTTTCACTGCGCTGGGGCTTCTGCTAGGCGGCACGCTCAAGGCCGAGATCGTGCTGGCGCTGGCGAATCTGCTGTGGTTCGTCTTCGCCGGCTTCGGAGCGCTGACGCTGGATGGCAGCCTGGTGCCTTCGACATTGCGGTGGGCGGCCCGGCTCACCCCGTCGGGTGCGCTGACCGAAGCGCTGACCCGAGCGATGTCCCTGTCGGTGGACTGGTTCGGCGTGATCGTGCTGGTGGTGTGGGGCGCTGTTGCCGCGGTGTGTGCGATGCGCTGGTTCCGGTTCACCTGA
- a CDS encoding heme A synthase, producing the protein MTVGRLLLRLVDLLPEPSLRAQRIIAFLVILTQGGIAVTGAIVRVTASGLGCPTWPQCFPGSFTPVPHAEVAVVHQVVEFGNRMITFLVVLTAAAAVLAVTRARRRREVLIYAWLMPASTVVQAIIGGITVRTGLLWWTVAIHLLASMTMVWLSVLLYVKVGQPDDGITTERVTKPLRQLTALSAVILAAILVTGTLVTGAGPHAGDKSLDRVVPRLQVEITTLVHAHSSLLVAYLSLLIGLGFGLTAVHAPRPVMIRLGVLLILVCGQGLVGIVQFYTGVPAALVAVHVAGAAACTAATAALWASMRERAEPEPLQGRFDAERKLPFGVSSVDGA; encoded by the coding sequence GTGACCGTCGGACGCCTTCTTCTGCGACTGGTCGATCTGCTGCCCGAACCGAGCCTGCGGGCCCAGCGCATCATCGCGTTCCTGGTGATCCTGACCCAGGGCGGTATCGCGGTGACCGGCGCGATCGTGCGGGTGACGGCTTCCGGCTTGGGGTGCCCGACCTGGCCGCAGTGCTTCCCTGGAAGTTTCACCCCGGTTCCCCATGCCGAGGTCGCCGTGGTGCATCAGGTCGTCGAATTCGGCAACCGGATGATCACCTTCCTGGTGGTGTTGACCGCCGCGGCGGCCGTGCTGGCAGTCACCCGGGCCCGCCGCCGCCGCGAGGTCCTGATCTACGCCTGGCTGATGCCCGCGTCCACGGTGGTGCAGGCCATCATCGGCGGTATCACCGTCCGGACCGGCCTGCTGTGGTGGACCGTGGCCATCCACCTGCTGGCCTCGATGACCATGGTGTGGCTCTCCGTTCTTCTGTACGTCAAGGTCGGCCAGCCTGACGACGGAATTACAACCGAGCGGGTGACAAAGCCATTGCGGCAGCTGACCGCACTGAGCGCCGTCATTCTGGCCGCGATCCTGGTGACGGGCACCCTGGTCACCGGGGCAGGCCCGCACGCCGGGGACAAGAGCCTCGACCGCGTCGTGCCGCGCCTGCAGGTCGAGATCACCACCCTGGTGCATGCGCATTCATCGCTGCTGGTCGCGTATCTGTCGCTGCTCATCGGGCTGGGGTTTGGGCTCACCGCGGTGCATGCGCCGCGGCCGGTCATGATCCGGTTGGGCGTGCTGCTGATCCTGGTGTGCGGCCAGGGACTGGTGGGGATCGTGCAGTTCTACACGGGGGTGCCTGCGGCGCTGGTCGCTGTGCACGTCGCCGGGGCGGCCGCGTGCACGGCCGCGACCGCGGCGCTATGGGCGTCGATGCGAGAGCGGGCCGAGCCCGAGCCGCTCCAAGGCCGATTCGATGCCGAGCGCAAATTGCCGTTCGGCGTTAGCTCGGTTGACGGGGCTTAG
- a CDS encoding RimK family alpha-L-glutamate ligase, which produces MKLARPDIFHPRIVFASCPALPDGDGDDDGLIAALRTRGLHARWLPWDDPATRDADLVVLRATWDYVDRLGEFLAWTRSVRNLINSPSLVAWNTDKHYLIDLAEMGVPVIPTRYFPVGHTVTVPAGEVVVKPAVGAGSRGAQRFIDATAAAAHAAALHAHGRAVLVQPYDARIAAGESALVFLNGEESHAFTKGPILPPAGSEPEFEETGTFATESLSPAEPEDDVWEVGRMAIAAVTRMFDIDPGDLLYARVDVIGGAGASAATGKGPDDPRLLELELVEPSLGFRQLSPVNRANAERQFALGIESALERLGLGPLSHRRP; this is translated from the coding sequence GTGAAGCTCGCCCGTCCGGACATCTTCCACCCGCGCATCGTGTTCGCCAGTTGCCCGGCACTGCCCGACGGCGACGGTGACGACGACGGTCTCATCGCGGCGTTGCGCACACGAGGCCTGCATGCACGGTGGCTGCCCTGGGACGACCCCGCGACCCGGGATGCGGATCTGGTGGTGCTCCGGGCAACCTGGGACTACGTCGACCGGCTCGGTGAGTTCCTGGCGTGGACCCGTTCGGTGCGTAACCTCATCAATTCGCCCAGTCTGGTGGCGTGGAACACCGACAAGCATTATTTGATCGACCTGGCGGAGATGGGGGTACCGGTGATTCCCACGCGGTATTTCCCGGTCGGCCATACAGTCACCGTTCCAGCGGGCGAGGTGGTGGTGAAACCCGCGGTCGGTGCGGGTTCGCGAGGCGCGCAACGGTTCATCGATGCCACGGCCGCCGCGGCTCATGCCGCCGCCCTACACGCGCACGGGCGGGCTGTTCTGGTGCAGCCCTATGACGCCAGGATCGCGGCAGGCGAGTCGGCCCTGGTGTTCCTCAACGGCGAGGAATCCCACGCGTTCACCAAGGGCCCGATACTCCCGCCGGCCGGTAGCGAGCCGGAGTTCGAGGAGACCGGAACCTTCGCGACCGAATCTCTGTCCCCGGCCGAACCCGAGGACGACGTTTGGGAAGTCGGGCGGATGGCGATCGCGGCGGTGACGCGGATGTTCGACATCGACCCGGGCGACCTGCTCTATGCCCGGGTGGATGTGATCGGCGGGGCCGGGGCGAGCGCAGCGACGGGGAAAGGTCCCGACGATCCTCGACTGCTGGAACTCGAACTCGTCGAACCGTCCCTGGGTTTTCGGCAGCTAAGCCCCGTCAACCGAGCTAACGCCGAACGGCAATTTGCGCTCGGCATCGAATCGGCCTTGGAGCGGCTCGGGCTCGGCCCGCTCTCGCATCGACGCCCATAG
- a CDS encoding quinone oxidoreductase: protein MRAIEVSETGGPEVLKFIELSEPTPGPGEILIKAEAIGVNFIDTYFRSGLYPRELPFVVGTEVCGTVAAIGDDVAALAVGDRVVTANATGAYAEYCVAPADFSAYVPDSVAPDAVASALLKGMTAHYLIKSTYPVQPSDTVLLHAGAGGVGLILTQWATSIGTRVITTASTPEKAQLSRQAGAVEVLDYPDDPAEFAEKIRDLTGGLGVAAVYDGVGKSTFDASLASLAVRGTLALFGAASGPVPPVDPQRLNSSGSVFLTRPTLAHYTRTPDEFSWRAGELINAIANGTINITVGGRYPLAEAAQAHTDLQGRKTVGSIVLVP from the coding sequence ATGCGCGCGATCGAAGTCTCCGAGACCGGTGGACCCGAGGTCCTCAAGTTCATCGAACTGTCCGAGCCCACCCCTGGCCCCGGCGAGATACTGATCAAGGCTGAGGCGATCGGCGTCAACTTCATCGACACCTACTTCCGGTCCGGCCTCTATCCGCGCGAGTTGCCGTTCGTCGTCGGCACCGAGGTGTGTGGCACGGTCGCCGCAATCGGTGACGATGTCGCGGCGCTTGCCGTAGGCGACCGGGTGGTGACCGCCAACGCCACCGGCGCCTATGCCGAGTACTGCGTTGCCCCGGCAGATTTCAGTGCCTACGTGCCGGACAGCGTGGCTCCGGACGCGGTGGCTTCCGCATTGCTCAAGGGTATGACCGCGCACTACCTCATCAAGTCGACCTATCCGGTGCAGCCGTCGGATACCGTCCTGCTGCACGCGGGTGCCGGCGGCGTCGGGCTGATCCTCACGCAGTGGGCCACCAGCATCGGCACCCGGGTGATCACCACGGCGTCGACGCCGGAAAAGGCCCAATTGTCCCGGCAGGCCGGTGCTGTCGAGGTGCTCGACTACCCCGATGACCCGGCAGAATTCGCCGAGAAGATCCGCGACCTCACCGGCGGTCTTGGGGTCGCCGCGGTCTACGACGGCGTCGGTAAGTCCACATTCGACGCGAGCCTGGCCAGCCTGGCGGTGCGCGGCACGCTTGCTCTGTTCGGTGCGGCCAGCGGCCCGGTTCCACCGGTTGACCCGCAGCGCCTCAACTCGTCGGGATCGGTGTTCCTCACCCGGCCGACACTGGCGCACTACACCCGTACGCCCGACGAATTCTCGTGGCGGGCCGGAGAACTGATCAACGCGATCGCCAACGGGACCATCAATATCACCGTCGGTGGCCGCTACCCGCTGGCCGAAGCCGCCCAGGCGCACACGGACCTGCAGGGTCGTAAGACCGTCGGCTCGATCGTCCTGGTGCCCTAA
- a CDS encoding heme o synthase — MSIRERRSLGGAPSRIRTTFLAYLALTKPRVIELLLVTAIPAMLFAHRGVVDPLLILNTLIGGMMAAAGANTLNCVADADIDKVMKRTARRPLARASVPTRHALIFGLVLTVASFAWLWWTTNLLSGLLGLATIAFYVFVYTLLLKRRTSQNVVWGGAAGCMPVMIGWSAVTGTIQWPALVMFLVIFFWTPPHTWALAMRYKDDYKAAGVPMLPAVATELQVTRQIVIYTWLTVLTTLVLALATGWLYASVAVLAGAWFLVMAHQLYSGVKRGEPVKPLRLFLQSNNYLAVVFCALAVDSALALPTLF, encoded by the coding sequence GTGAGCATTCGCGAGCGCCGTTCCCTCGGTGGGGCGCCGAGCCGCATACGCACCACTTTTCTGGCGTATCTGGCACTCACCAAGCCGCGTGTCATCGAACTGCTGCTGGTGACGGCTATCCCCGCGATGCTGTTCGCGCATCGCGGTGTCGTTGACCCGCTGCTGATCCTGAACACGCTGATCGGCGGCATGATGGCCGCCGCAGGCGCCAACACGCTCAACTGCGTGGCCGACGCCGACATCGACAAGGTGATGAAGCGCACCGCCCGCCGGCCGTTGGCCCGGGCGTCGGTGCCCACCCGCCATGCGCTGATCTTCGGCTTGGTGCTCACGGTGGCGTCGTTCGCCTGGCTGTGGTGGACCACCAACCTGCTGTCGGGGCTGCTGGGCCTGGCGACGATCGCGTTCTACGTCTTCGTCTACACCCTTCTGCTCAAGCGGCGCACCTCGCAGAACGTGGTGTGGGGTGGTGCGGCCGGATGCATGCCGGTGATGATCGGGTGGTCGGCGGTCACCGGAACCATCCAGTGGCCCGCGTTGGTGATGTTCCTGGTCATTTTCTTCTGGACGCCGCCGCACACCTGGGCACTAGCGATGCGCTACAAGGACGATTACAAGGCGGCCGGGGTGCCGATGCTGCCGGCAGTGGCCACCGAGTTGCAGGTGACCAGGCAGATCGTCATCTACACCTGGCTCACCGTGTTGACAACGCTCGTGCTGGCGCTGGCCACCGGCTGGCTGTACGCGTCGGTCGCGGTGCTTGCCGGCGCGTGGTTCCTGGTGATGGCTCATCAGCTGTACTCCGGAGTGAAGCGCGGCGAGCCCGTCAAGCCGCTGCGGCTGTTCCTGCAGTCCAACAACTACCTCGCGGTAGTGTTCTGCGCACTGGCCGTGGACTCGGCGCTCGCGTTGCCGACACTGTTCTGA
- the tkt gene encoding transketolase, which produces MTTVEEISALTRPNHPNDWTDLDSVAVDTVRVLAADAVQKVGNGHPGTAMSLAPLAYTLFQRQMRHDPSDTHWIGRDRFVLSCGHSSLTLYLQLYLGGFGLELADIEALRTWGSLTPGHPEYRHTKGVEITTGPLGQGLASAVGMAMAARYERGLFDPDAAPGESPFDHYIYVIASDGDIEEGVTSEASSLAGTQQLGNLIVFWDDNKISIEHDTQIALTEDTPARYRAYGWHVQEVEGGEDVVAIEVAIAEAKKVTDKPSFIAVRTVIGYPSPTKMNTGDVHGAALGADEVAATKKVLGFDPDKSFDVRADVIDHTRELVARGKQAHDEWQVSFDAWAKREPERKALLDRLLARELPEGWDADLPHWDTDSKPVATRAASGAVLSAVGPKLPELWGGSADLAGSNNTIIKGAMSFGPPSQSTHDWTMSWYGRNLHFGIREHGMGAILAGIVLHGPTRAYGGTFLQFADYMRPSVRLAALMDIDPIYVWTHDSIGLGEDGPTHQPIEHVAALRAIPNLSVVRPGDPNETAYAWKAVLERGANTGPVGLILTRQGVPVLEGTSAEGVARGGYVLGGASDEDPEVVIIATGSELQLAVAAQKSLADKGVTASVVSMPCVEWFESQPQEYRDSVLPPSVSARVAVEAGIAQPWHKLVGDTGEIVSIEHYGASADDKTLFREFGFTPEAVVAAAERSLNN; this is translated from the coding sequence GTGACCACCGTCGAAGAGATCTCCGCCCTCACCCGCCCGAACCACCCCAACGACTGGACGGACCTCGATTCGGTCGCCGTCGACACCGTCCGCGTGCTGGCCGCCGACGCGGTGCAGAAGGTGGGCAACGGCCACCCGGGTACCGCCATGAGTCTGGCTCCCCTGGCGTACACGCTGTTCCAGCGCCAGATGCGCCACGATCCCAGCGACACCCATTGGATCGGTCGCGACCGATTCGTGCTGTCCTGTGGGCACTCCAGCCTGACCTTGTACCTCCAGCTGTACCTCGGCGGTTTCGGCCTGGAACTGGCCGACATCGAGGCACTGCGCACCTGGGGTTCGCTGACCCCGGGACATCCCGAGTACCGCCACACCAAGGGTGTCGAGATCACCACCGGCCCGCTGGGCCAGGGCCTGGCCTCCGCGGTCGGGATGGCGATGGCCGCCCGCTACGAGCGCGGCCTGTTCGACCCGGACGCTGCCCCCGGTGAGAGCCCGTTCGACCATTACATCTATGTGATCGCCTCCGACGGTGACATCGAGGAGGGCGTCACCAGCGAGGCGTCGTCGCTGGCCGGCACGCAGCAGCTGGGCAACCTGATCGTGTTCTGGGACGACAACAAGATCTCCATCGAGCACGACACCCAGATCGCCCTGACCGAGGACACCCCGGCCCGCTACCGCGCCTACGGCTGGCATGTCCAGGAGGTCGAGGGCGGCGAGGACGTCGTAGCCATCGAAGTGGCCATCGCCGAAGCCAAGAAGGTCACGGACAAGCCGTCGTTCATCGCGGTGCGCACCGTCATCGGCTACCCGTCGCCCACCAAGATGAACACCGGCGACGTGCACGGTGCGGCGCTGGGCGCCGACGAGGTCGCGGCGACCAAGAAGGTCCTCGGTTTCGATCCCGACAAGTCCTTCGATGTGCGTGCCGATGTCATCGACCACACTCGCGAACTCGTGGCCCGCGGCAAACAGGCGCACGACGAGTGGCAGGTCTCCTTCGACGCCTGGGCCAAGCGGGAGCCGGAGCGCAAGGCGCTGCTGGACCGCCTGTTGGCCCGTGAGCTGCCCGAGGGCTGGGACGCCGACCTGCCGCACTGGGACACCGACTCCAAGCCGGTGGCCACTCGCGCCGCCTCCGGTGCGGTGCTGTCCGCCGTCGGGCCGAAGCTGCCCGAGCTGTGGGGCGGTTCGGCCGACCTTGCCGGCAGCAACAACACCATCATCAAGGGCGCCATGTCGTTCGGCCCGCCGTCGCAGTCGACCCATGACTGGACCATGAGCTGGTACGGCCGCAACTTGCACTTCGGCATCCGCGAGCATGGGATGGGCGCCATCCTGGCCGGCATCGTGCTGCACGGCCCGACCCGGGCCTACGGCGGTACATTCCTGCAGTTCGCCGATTACATGCGCCCCTCGGTGCGGTTGGCCGCTCTGATGGACATCGACCCGATCTACGTGTGGACGCACGATTCGATCGGGCTGGGCGAGGACGGCCCGACCCATCAGCCGATCGAGCACGTGGCGGCGCTGCGGGCCATCCCGAACCTGTCGGTGGTGCGCCCGGGTGACCCGAACGAGACCGCCTACGCATGGAAGGCCGTGCTGGAGCGCGGGGCCAACACCGGACCCGTGGGGTTGATCCTGACCCGGCAGGGTGTGCCGGTGCTGGAGGGCACCAGCGCTGAGGGCGTGGCCCGCGGCGGTTACGTGCTCGGCGGCGCCTCCGACGAGGACCCCGAGGTGGTCATTATTGCCACCGGCTCGGAACTGCAGCTGGCGGTCGCGGCCCAGAAGTCGTTGGCCGACAAGGGTGTTACGGCCAGCGTGGTGTCGATGCCGTGTGTGGAGTGGTTCGAGAGCCAGCCGCAGGAGTACCGCGACTCGGTACTGCCACCCAGCGTGTCGGCGAGGGTCGCGGTCGAGGCCGGTATCGCTCAGCCGTGGCACAAGCTGGTCGGCGACACCGGTGAGATCGTGTCCATCGAGCACTACGGCGCATCGGCTGACGACAAGACGTTGTTCCGCGAGTTCGGATTCACCCCCGAAGCCGTGGTGGCCGCAGCGGAACGATCCCTGAACAACTAG
- the tal gene encoding transaldolase has product MMTQNPNLAALSAAGVSVWLDDLSRERLQSGNLTDLINTRSVVGVTTNPSIFQAALSKGTAYDAQVSELAQRGADVDATIRTVTTDDVRNACDVMAKTFEASDGVDGRVSIEVDPRLAHETDKTILQAIELFKIVDRPNVLIKIPATLAGLPAIAAVIAEGISVNVTLIFSVERHRAVMDAYLEGLEKAREAGHDLSKIHSVASFFVSRVDTEIDARLEKIGSAEALALRGQAGVANARLAYAAYEEVFGGKRYASLKADGARVQRPLWASTGVKNPDYSDTLYVTELVAPNTVNTMPEKTIEAVADHGVVTGDTISGTAAASQETFDKLAAVGIDLADVFKLLEADGLDKFEKSWQELIDATQGQLDAAKK; this is encoded by the coding sequence ATCATGACTCAGAACCCGAATCTCGCGGCGCTGAGTGCCGCGGGCGTGTCCGTTTGGCTCGACGACCTGTCGCGTGAGCGGCTGCAATCAGGCAACCTCACTGACCTGATCAACACCCGCAGCGTCGTCGGCGTCACCACGAACCCGTCGATCTTCCAGGCTGCGCTGTCCAAGGGCACGGCCTACGACGCTCAGGTCTCCGAGCTCGCCCAGCGGGGCGCCGACGTGGACGCCACGATCCGCACCGTCACGACCGACGACGTACGCAACGCGTGCGACGTGATGGCCAAGACGTTCGAGGCGTCCGACGGAGTGGACGGCCGGGTGTCCATCGAGGTCGACCCGCGGCTGGCCCACGAAACCGACAAGACGATCCTGCAGGCGATCGAGCTGTTCAAGATCGTCGACCGGCCCAACGTGCTGATCAAGATCCCCGCGACGCTGGCCGGCCTGCCCGCCATCGCCGCGGTGATCGCCGAGGGCATCTCGGTGAACGTCACGCTGATCTTCTCGGTGGAGCGGCACCGGGCCGTCATGGACGCCTACCTGGAGGGTCTGGAGAAGGCTCGCGAAGCCGGTCACGACCTCTCCAAGATCCATTCCGTCGCATCGTTCTTCGTGTCCCGCGTGGACACCGAGATCGATGCCCGGCTGGAGAAGATCGGTTCCGCAGAGGCGCTGGCGCTGCGTGGGCAGGCCGGTGTCGCCAACGCTCGCCTGGCCTACGCCGCCTACGAGGAGGTGTTCGGCGGTAAGCGTTACGCGTCGCTGAAGGCTGACGGCGCACGGGTACAGCGGCCGCTGTGGGCCTCGACGGGCGTGAAGAACCCGGACTACTCGGACACGCTGTACGTGACCGAGCTGGTGGCCCCGAACACCGTGAACACCATGCCGGAGAAGACCATCGAGGCCGTCGCCGATCACGGTGTCGTCACCGGTGACACCATCTCCGGCACGGCCGCGGCCTCGCAGGAGACCTTCGACAAGCTCGCCGCGGTCGGCATCGATCTGGCCGACGTGTTCAAGCTTCTCGAGGCCGACGGCCTGGACAAGTTCGAGAAGTCATGGCAGGAACTGATCGATGCAACCCAGGGCCAGCTTGACGCTGCGAAGAAATGA
- the zwf gene encoding glucose-6-phosphate dehydrogenase, producing the protein MSATETPMIWRNPLRDKRDKRMPRIAGPCAVVIFGVTGDLARKKLMPAIYDLANRGLLPPSFALVGFARRDWADEDFGKIVYDAVKAHARTPFRQEVWDRLAEGFRFVQGTFDDEASFERLKDTLHKLDVERGTSGNHAFYLSIPPNAFPQVCEQLSKSGLADKPEGSWSRVVIEKPFGHDLKSAEELNGVVNSVFPESSVFRIDHYLGKETVQNILALRFANELFEPVWNSHYVDSVQITMAEDIGLGGRGGYYDGVGAARDVIQNHLLQLLALTALEEPVNFSPAELQSEKIKVLAATRLVEPLDETTSRGQYVAGWQGGEKVVGLLDEEGFSKTSTTETFAAITLEVDTRRWAGVPFYLRTGKRLGRRVTEIALVFKRAPHLPFDATMTNELGENALVIRVQPDEGITLRFGSKVPGHIMEVRDVSMDFSYGSAFAEESPEAYERLILDVLLGEPSLFPVNAEVELSWKILDPALDYWASHGKPDPYEAGTWGPDSAFEMLQRTGREWRRP; encoded by the coding sequence ATGAGCGCTACGGAAACACCGATGATCTGGCGTAACCCGTTGCGGGACAAGCGTGACAAGCGCATGCCCCGCATCGCGGGTCCGTGTGCGGTCGTCATCTTCGGCGTCACTGGCGACCTGGCCCGTAAGAAGCTGATGCCGGCGATCTACGACCTGGCCAACCGCGGTCTTCTGCCACCCAGTTTCGCGCTGGTCGGGTTCGCCCGGCGCGACTGGGCGGACGAGGATTTCGGCAAGATCGTTTACGACGCCGTCAAGGCGCACGCCCGCACCCCGTTCCGTCAAGAGGTGTGGGACCGGCTGGCCGAGGGTTTCCGGTTCGTGCAGGGCACGTTCGACGACGAGGCGTCTTTCGAGCGCCTGAAGGACACCCTGCACAAGCTCGACGTGGAACGCGGCACCAGCGGTAATCATGCGTTCTACCTGTCGATCCCGCCGAACGCGTTCCCGCAGGTCTGCGAACAACTCTCCAAGTCTGGGCTGGCCGACAAACCGGAGGGCAGCTGGAGCCGGGTGGTCATCGAAAAGCCATTCGGCCATGACCTCAAGAGCGCCGAGGAACTCAACGGCGTGGTCAACAGCGTCTTCCCGGAGTCGTCGGTGTTCCGTATCGACCACTACCTCGGTAAGGAAACCGTTCAGAACATCCTGGCTCTGCGCTTCGCCAACGAGCTGTTCGAACCAGTGTGGAACTCGCACTATGTGGACAGCGTGCAGATCACCATGGCCGAGGACATCGGGCTCGGCGGGCGTGGCGGCTACTACGACGGTGTCGGCGCCGCCCGCGACGTCATCCAGAACCACCTGCTGCAGCTGTTGGCGCTCACGGCGTTGGAGGAGCCGGTGAACTTCTCCCCCGCCGAGCTGCAGTCCGAGAAGATCAAGGTGCTCGCGGCGACGCGGCTGGTGGAGCCGTTGGACGAGACGACCTCCCGCGGGCAGTATGTCGCCGGCTGGCAGGGCGGCGAGAAGGTCGTCGGTCTGTTGGACGAGGAGGGCTTCTCCAAGACGTCGACGACCGAGACGTTCGCAGCCATCACGCTGGAGGTGGATACCCGCCGCTGGGCCGGTGTGCCGTTCTATCTGCGCACCGGAAAGCGGTTGGGCCGCAGGGTCACCGAGATTGCACTGGTGTTCAAGCGGGCCCCGCACCTGCCGTTCGATGCCACCATGACCAATGAGCTCGGCGAGAACGCGCTGGTGATCCGGGTGCAACCTGACGAGGGCATCACGCTGCGGTTCGGGTCGAAGGTTCCCGGCCACATCATGGAGGTCCGTGATGTCAGCATGGACTTCTCCTACGGGTCGGCATTCGCCGAGGAGTCGCCGGAGGCCTATGAGCGGCTGATCCTTGATGTGCTGCTGGGTGAGCCGTCGCTGTTCCCAGTCAATGCCGAGGTCGAATTGTCTTGGAAGATCCTGGATCCCGCTCTCGACTACTGGGCCTCCCACGGCAAGCCGGACCCCTACGAAGCCGGTACCTGGGGCCCGGATTCTGCGTTCGAGATGCTGCAGCGAACCGGTCGGGAATGGAGGCGCCCGTGA